The genomic DNA CCATACAGGCTTTTTATCTCGCCACCTTTCTGGAGGTAATGGTTTGCTCCCTTGTTCAACGCCTCCATCGCCACTTCTTCTCGCCCCTTCCCCGTGAACATGATGAACGGAACCGTGTTTCCACTCTGACGGAGATAGTCGAGGAATTCCAAGCCGTCCATTCCCGGCATCTTATAATCTGAGAGTACCACGTCGTAGTCCACGCTGTTCAAGAGTTCTATGCCTTCCTCGACCGAGGTTGCACCATCAATACTAAAATTCGCATTCCTCCGTTCCAGAAAGCGCTTTGTTGATATGAGGACATCAGGCTCGTCATCCACGTGTAATATTTTTATCCTCGTTTGCTCTCGATTCATCTTACCGATAGCACATTTCCCTCCGTTAATTCGGCACGAGTAAGTCCATCCAATCCCTTTACTACAGATATAATGACCATAGCCCGGAGAGTTTATAAAAATGCTGATTGGTTAAAAAAATATTTACACGTTTTTTTCTATACGAAATGTAAGAAAGATCTTCTTTCTATAAGTTTAAAGCCGCTGGAGATGTCACGAACGAAAATCGCACAAGCACCAACCAGTGACGAAAATTGTTCACCGCTCCTCACTATCACGCACGCCGTGCGTGGTGCAACGAGCGAAGATTCAAAACTAACGAACGCTCGAAATAGGAGGTGGAATTGACGTTCCTTGGATAACTAACTGCTGAGAACGTGTGTTCTTATGAAACAGGAAGTGTGAAACAAACGGTGCATCCCTTGCCCTTCTCAGATTCTATCCAGATGCGCCCGCCGTGCACCTCGATTATCCGTTTCACGATTGCTAATCCTGCGCCGGTCCCCGTGCTCGTCGCGTTGACTTTATAGAAAAGATCGAAGACCTTCTCGTGCTGGCTCGGATCAATCCCTATTCCATTGTCCTTCACGAAGAATACCGTCTCTTGACCGTCTAAACGATACCCGATGTCAATTCTTAACGTTGGCTGATCACCGCGGCATTTTATGCTATTTCCTATGAGATTTACCAGCACCTCGACGATCCGCATTCGATCAACGTGAACGGTCGGGAAATCCTCCGCAACAGATACTTCAACGCCGCTCGATTCTATATGCGCTACTGTCTGCTCCAGAGCTTCCTTAACGATTTCACCAAACGGGACATCCTCGGGCGGATTTGCCACACGACCGATACGAGAGAGTTCCAGTGTGTCCTTCAGAAGGAGGTCCATCTTTGCCGCTGCACCTTCTATTCGTTCCAGATCGCTTGTTAAATGCTCCGTATTGCCCTGTTCTAAATCTTCTCGTGCAATAGTGGTAAAGCCCCGGATGGCAAAAAGAGGTGATGCCAAGTCGTGCGAGACGGTATAGGTAAATCGCTCGAGTTCGGCGTTCTTTGCTTCAAGCTCTGTGATAAACCTTTTACGCTCATTTTCCACGCGTTTCAATTCCGTGATGTCCTTTGAAACCACCGTTACGGCTATCGTCCTTCCGTCAGAATCGTTAACGGGACTTAACGTTCGGAGAAAGTTTCTGCCGTTTCGAGTGCTTTCATGTTCAGAGTGGACTGAGTCCCCGGTCTCGAATACCTCTCCTACTTCATCAGCAAACTTTTTCGTTGTCACTTCGGAATGAACCTCACTGTACGTTCTCCCTAAAATATCCTTGCTTGTCAAGCCTAATCGTGACAGATGTCTTCGGTTAATGAAGAGATACCGGCAATTCTTATCCACCAAATAGACGGAATCTTCGGTGGATTCCACGAGGGAGCGATATTTCTCTTCCGATTCCCGGAGCTCCCTCTCCATACGCTTCCGCTCGGTGATGTCAATCAACGAAGCAAGGCTCTTTTTTGTCCCGGGGATTATCGTTATATTGAGAAGAATATCTCTGACATCTCCTCCTTTGGTGATCAATCGGAACTCGTAGGTCGAAGGGGGCTGACTGTCATCTACTCTCCTCAATTTATGTCGCTCCTTCATCACCTCAAGATCGTCTTTCGCAACAAAATCAGTCCAGTGTACTTTACCCTCGACTTCTTCCTTGGTGTAACCAGCAATTCGCGCAAGCTCATCATTCGCGAATGAGATGATCATATCATCCTCTATAATACACATGCCGGTTCCAGTAGAGGCAATCATTGATCGGTACCTCTCCTCGCTCTCCCGCAGCGCCTTCTCTGCCTCTTTCACTCCGGTAATATCCTCGACGAAAACAAGTGCTTTCCTACCGCCTTCTTCATCTACGAATGGCATGCCGGTGAAATTTCTTATGGATGACTTCTTCGCGTAATGCGAGGTGTATTCGACGGATTCCATAAAGAAAGGCTCACCCTGTAAGGCTGATTTGATCTTGTCGGTGAGACCCAACTTCTGGTATGGTGGAAGTTCAAAGACATTTAAATTTTCGAGTTGCTCTTTAGTATCGCCTGAAATGTCTCTCATGACTGGGTTCACGTACTCAACGGTACCATCACTATCTATCACGAATATACCAAACGGCGCTTTTTCCAAGATCGCACGTTTCAGCTCGTAGAGTCTACTAATCTCTTCCTGTGCACGCATTTGTTCCGTGACATCTTCATAGGTGATGAGCTGTTCGCCCGTCGTCATGGTGGCTGATCTAAAGTAAATCACCTTCTTTGATCCATCCTTGCACCTCACGGTAAATGTTCGAGGCCGGAATTCGCCGGGCTGTGATGCCCTTAGATCTTCGATCCAGGTTGAAATGGCCTCTTTTTGATATTGCTCATCAGGAAAGGCCTTACTGAACCAGTCCCTCCCGGTATGGATGTCATCGAGTGTATAACCGAACAGCTCGACGAACTTGGAATTCACGTATTTATAGTCCCCCTCAGACGATATAATCGCCAGCCCTAGGGGTGATTCTTCAGTCAGCAGTCGGTACCTCTCTTCGCTCTCCCACAGCGCCTTCTCTGCTTTTAAACGGACAATCGAGCTGCCGATTTGTGCTGCAATCGTCTCGAGCGTGCCACGAGAGAAAACGGGCACCTCATCTAACATATGGGAAGCGGTATTCAGACAACCGATCACCTGATCTTCGTGATGCACCGGAATAATGGCGGAAGCACGCAAGCCCTCACGCCTTCTAGCCTCGTCTAAGGGCACCCCTAAATCTGAATGTTTTGCGTAGATTGGCTTGCCTGCCATTATGAGCCTTGTACTAGGCGAATCAGCTTCATAGTGTGACGAACTCACGATAAAATCAGGTGATAATCCTGTATGAACCACAAGGTCTAAAGCCCCGGTGGTCTCATCCACCAGATAAATACCGCCACAGTCCATCCCAGAGGCATGGATCACCGATTCAAGGCAGAGACGCAACCCCTCATCAAGCATGGTTACGGCGGTACATGCCATAGCTAGATCGTGCTGGAGGTTGATCAGATTCTCCGCCCGCTTACGCTCGGTGATGTTGTTTAGAAAATTTAACGTGGCAGGTCGACCCTCCCAAGTAATCAAGACCGCATTTATCTCAACCCAGAAGATATTGCCGCCCTTACTAGCCAATCGGAGAGAATAGACGCTTGGTTGCTCTTCTCCTTTCAGCCGTTTAAGATAGCTTTCAAGCACCATCTCCCGGTCATCTGGGTGGACGAAATCCACAAATGGTCTGGAAGTTAGCTCTTCTTGTGAATAACCTGAGATCTCCACCGCTTTGGGATTGACAAATTTGAGCATGCCGTCTTGAGCCACAACAATAGCCTCGTTGGCGTTCTCCACCAACATTCGATATTTTTCTTCTGATACTTGCAGCTCGTTTTGAGACCGTTCCAACGACGCTAACGTCTTATTGATCGCGCCGGCAAGGTTCGCAATTTCATCTCGTCCCGCTATAGTGACTCGCTGCGAAAGGTCACCACTTGCGCCTATACCGTCGACACTATCGTTTAGTTGACTCAACGGAGATAGTACCAACCTATTCAAAGATAATAAGACCACCACACTAAACGCTAGACCAACTGCCAGGATCGACAAGATAAGATACTGCAAGGTGGCTTGGCCTTGCCTGGCGATAGCCCGTGGTATATCCACTTCAAGGATAAGACCAGGGTTTCCGTAAATATCCTCCAGCAGGGTGTACCCCGCAATGGACTCCTCACTCAATGGTTGGATGAATACAGGTGTATCCTCGGATAATGAGGATTTTGCCTCTTGTAAATTGGAAGACAACTGCGAATCGGCGAACCGATGGACGCTGAAAGACAATTGCGTTATCTCTGCGATATCCGCTACTTCCGCGGCGTCGAGATAGCGACCCATAATCAGTGCACCGCGAATAGGGCCTTCATCTAAGCTGGTTATGATGGGCCGTGAGACAACGAGCATAGGATTCTCTGCAAGAAGAACGATCCCCGAGATGCTACCCTCTGTCGAGGTGTGGCGTACAAGCGGGGCGTTTGGAGCAAGGTGCTCCACTAAACTCGGTGGAATGGGTAGTTCTTC from Methanomicrobia archaeon includes the following:
- a CDS encoding PAS domain S-box protein, giving the protein DTYAFIEDRNEEYIASNLIDGTFADLELNLMLFIDSSGQIVFGKAFDLENEEELPIPPSLVEHLAPNAPLVRHTSTEGSISGIVLLAENPMLVVSRPIITSLDEGPIRGALIMGRYLDAAEVADIAEITQLSFSVHRFADSQLSSNLQEAKSSLSEDTPVFIQPLSEESIAGYTLLEDIYGNPGLILEVDIPRAIARQGQATLQYLILSILAVGLAFSVVVLLSLNRLVLSPLSQLNDSVDGIGASGDLSQRVTIAGRDEIANLAGAINKTLASLERSQNELQVSEEKYRMLVENANEAIVVAQDGMLKFVNPKAVEISGYSQEELTSRPFVDFVHPDDREMVLESYLKRLKGEEQPSVYSLRLASKGGNIFWVEINAVLITWEGRPATLNFLNNITERKRAENLINLQHDLAMACTAVTMLDEGLRLCLESVIHASGMDCGGIYLVDETTGALDLVVHTGLSPDFIVSSSHYEADSPSTRLIMAGKPIYAKHSDLGVPLDEARRREGLRASAIIPVHHEDQVIGCLNTASHMLDEVPVFSRGTLETIAAQIGSSIVRLKAEKALWESEERYRLLTEESPLGLAIISSEGDYKYVNSKFVELFGYTLDDIHTGRDWFSKAFPDEQYQKEAISTWIEDLRASQPGEFRPRTFTVRCKDGSKKVIYFRSATMTTGEQLITYEDVTEQMRAQEEISRLYELKRAILEKAPFGIFVIDSDGTVEYVNPVMRDISGDTKEQLENLNVFELPPYQKLGLTDKIKSALQGEPFFMESVEYTSHYAKKSSIRNFTGMPFVDEEGGRKALVFVEDITGVKEAEKALRESEERYRSMIASTGTGMCIIEDDMIISFANDELARIAGYTKEEVEGKVHWTDFVAKDDLEVMKERHKLRRVDDSQPPSTYEFRLITKGGDVRDILLNITIIPGTKKSLASLIDITERKRMERELRESEEKYRSLVESTEDSVYLVDKNCRYLFINRRHLSRLGLTSKDILGRTYSEVHSEVTTKKFADEVGEVFETGDSVHSEHESTRNGRNFLRTLSPVNDSDGRTIAVTVVSKDITELKRVENERKRFITELEAKNAELERFTYTVSHDLASPLFAIRGFTTIAREDLEQGNTEHLTSDLERIEGAAAKMDLLLKDTLELSRIGRVANPPEDVPFGEIVKEALEQTVAHIESSGVEVSVAEDFPTVHVDRMRIVEVLVNLIGNSIKCRGDQPTLRIDIGYRLDGQETVFFVKDNGIGIDPSQHEKVFDLFYKVNATSTGTGAGLAIVKRIIEVHGGRIWIESEKGKGCTVCFTLPVS